One window from the genome of Paracoccus marcusii encodes:
- a CDS encoding ArsR/SmtB family transcription factor, translating into MTPPTPPDRLDLIFAALSDPTRRRVLSMLLEDDMAVSDVADPFQVSLAAISKHLAVLAAAGLIRQERRGRITWCKLDPDGMRQASVWMQGFGQFDPVDLDDFERFLNAQLGDDDDQDA; encoded by the coding sequence ATGACCCCGCCCACCCCGCCGGACCGGCTGGACCTTATCTTTGCGGCCCTGTCGGACCCGACGCGGCGTCGGGTGTTGTCGATGCTGCTGGAGGACGACATGGCGGTCAGCGACGTGGCCGATCCGTTCCAGGTCAGCCTTGCGGCGATCTCCAAGCATCTGGCGGTGCTTGCGGCCGCCGGCCTGATCCGGCAGGAGAGGCGCGGCCGGATCACCTGGTGCAAGCTTGACCCGGACGGGATGCGCCAGGCCTCGGTCTGGATGCAGGGGTTCGGGCAGTTCGACCCGGTGGACCTGGACGATTTCGAACGTTTTCTGAACGCCCAGCTGGGGGATGACGATGACCAAGACGCCTGA
- a CDS encoding AtpZ/AtpI family protein: MAERPQGDADRAADADRLRALEAKLAALTPKPEGPGPMGKYEQANLAWRMVIELVTGLGLGFVFGYGLDYLMGTTPFLMVLFIFLGLAAGVKSMMRTASELDRKSGPAPEGEKSGERPDRDERD, from the coding sequence ATGGCCGAAAGACCCCAGGGCGATGCGGACAGGGCGGCGGATGCCGACCGGCTGCGCGCACTGGAGGCCAAGCTGGCCGCCCTGACGCCAAAACCCGAAGGCCCCGGCCCGATGGGAAAGTACGAACAGGCAAACCTTGCCTGGCGGATGGTGATCGAACTGGTGACCGGCCTGGGGCTGGGGTTCGTGTTCGGTTACGGGCTGGACTATCTGATGGGCACGACGCCCTTCCTGATGGTCCTGTTCATCTTCCTCGGCCTTGCGGCTGGCGTCAAATCCATGATGCGCACCGCGTCCGAGCTTGACAGGAAATCCGGCCCCGCGCCGGAAGGCGAAAAATCCGGCGAACGGCCGGACCGTGACGAAAGGGACTGA
- a CDS encoding F0F1 ATP synthase subunit A, whose translation MATEATGGGLEFHPMDQFVVSPLFGDGPVAWYTPTNVTLWLALTALASIALLVLGTRGRAIVPNRAQSIAEMAYGLVHKMIEDIAGKDGLRYFPYILTLFMFVVFANLLGLLPLAFTTTSHIAVTGVLALAVFFGVTIIGFVKNGAHFLDLFWVRSAPLAVRPVLAVIEVISYFVRPLSLSIRLAGNMIAGHAVIKVFAGFAAIAAVAPVAIIAVIGMYAFEVLVAIVQAYVFTILTCVYLKDALHPSH comes from the coding sequence GTGGCGACGGAAGCGACTGGCGGCGGCCTTGAATTCCACCCGATGGACCAGTTCGTGGTCTCGCCGCTGTTCGGTGACGGGCCCGTGGCGTGGTACACGCCCACCAACGTGACGCTGTGGCTGGCGCTGACGGCGCTGGCGTCCATCGCGCTGCTGGTGCTGGGCACCCGCGGCCGCGCCATCGTGCCGAACCGCGCCCAGTCCATCGCCGAGATGGCATACGGCCTTGTCCACAAGATGATCGAGGACATCGCCGGCAAGGATGGCCTGCGGTATTTCCCCTACATCCTGACGCTGTTCATGTTCGTGGTCTTCGCGAACCTGCTGGGCCTGCTGCCGCTGGCCTTCACCACGACCTCGCACATCGCCGTCACCGGCGTTCTGGCGCTGGCGGTGTTCTTCGGCGTCACCATCATCGGCTTCGTCAAGAACGGCGCGCATTTCCTGGACCTGTTCTGGGTGCGCTCGGCGCCGCTGGCCGTGCGCCCGGTCCTGGCCGTGATCGAGGTCATCAGCTACTTCGTGCGTCCGCTGTCGCTGTCCATTCGTCTTGCGGGCAACATGATCGCCGGCCACGCCGTCATCAAGGTTTTCGCGGGCTTCGCGGCCATCGCCGCCGTCGCCCCTGTCGCCATCATCGCGGTCATCGGGATGTACGCCTTCGAGGTGCTGGTCGCCATCGTCCAGGCCTACGTGTTCACCATCCTGACCTGCGTTTACCTCAAGGACGCGCTGCACCCGTCGCACTGA
- a CDS encoding F0F1 ATP synthase subunit C, with amino-acid sequence MEGNIAELGQYIGVGLTAFGMGFAALGVGNVAGNFLAGALRNPSAAAGQTATLFIGMAFAEALGIFSFLVALLLMFAV; translated from the coding sequence ATGGAAGGCAATATCGCAGAACTGGGCCAGTACATCGGCGTCGGCCTGACCGCGTTCGGCATGGGCTTTGCCGCCCTGGGCGTCGGCAACGTCGCCGGCAACTTCCTGGCTGGTGCCCTGCGCAACCCGTCGGCCGCTGCCGGCCAGACCGCCACGCTGTTCATCGGCATGGCATTCGCCGAAGCACTGGGGATCTTCTCGTTCCTCGTCGCGCTTCTGCTGATGTTCGCGGTCTGA
- a CDS encoding F0F1 ATP synthase subunit B' yields MFSLLQEAATTAVETTEGAIVIDDAATHGADAATHGVDAAGHAAEAAGLPQLDIATFGNQIFWLVVTLVVLYLVLSRVALPRIAAVLSDRQGAVTGDLMAAEEFKLKAREAEAAYDKALADARTEAQAIVARNRAEIQAQLDQAIAKADAEIAARTAESEARIREVRASADVSAREVAQDVTAELVRTFGGQADDATVGAALDGRMKGTVQ; encoded by the coding sequence ATGTTCAGCCTGTTGCAAGAGGCCGCCACCACCGCGGTCGAAACCACTGAGGGCGCGATCGTCATCGACGATGCCGCGACCCACGGCGCCGATGCCGCGACCCACGGGGTCGATGCAGCCGGACACGCCGCCGAAGCCGCGGGCCTGCCGCAGCTGGATATCGCCACGTTCGGCAACCAGATCTTCTGGCTGGTCGTCACGCTGGTGGTCCTTTATCTGGTCCTGTCGCGCGTGGCCCTGCCGCGGATCGCGGCCGTTCTGTCCGACCGTCAGGGTGCCGTCACCGGCGATCTGATGGCCGCCGAAGAATTCAAGCTGAAGGCCCGCGAGGCCGAGGCTGCCTATGACAAGGCGCTGGCCGATGCCCGCACCGAGGCTCAGGCCATCGTCGCCCGCAACCGTGCCGAGATCCAGGCGCAGCTGGACCAGGCGATCGCCAAGGCCGATGCCGAAATCGCCGCCCGCACCGCCGAATCCGAGGCGCGCATCCGCGAGGTCCGCGCATCCGCCGATGTCAGCGCGCGCGAGGTGGCACAGGATGTCACCGCCGAGCTGGTCCGCACCTTCGGCGGCCAGGCCGACGACGCCACCGTGGGCGCAGCCCTGGACGGGCGCATGAAAGGGACCGTGCAATGA